From the Pocillopora verrucosa isolate sample1 chromosome 11, ASM3666991v2, whole genome shotgun sequence genome, the window CGCGAGTTTTAGTCGACTGCTTCATGTTACATGTATGTGACGATGAAATTATAAAGTGTCTGCAAGTTGGAGAAGATTTCAATGGAGTTTCGAAAATAATCTGATTGCCTTAAGGTGTCACTGTTCCTTTCACTACTCTGCTAATTCGTCCGCTGGCACAGTTTTCCAAATTTGGTCACGCAAGTTGCTTTTATTTAATGAAGCCCTAGTATCCTTTAATGTGTTTATCATTTCTGCctttgtttatctttgtttttgttttcttctccgCAGATATTGTTTTCTCCACAGCACACAAAGCCAAAGGGCTTGAATTCGACACAGTTCGTGTCACAGATGATTTTCTACCTGGAACAGAGATGGGTGTTCCATTATGTAagtaaaacattatttttaccagCGGGTGAAATCAGGTGTGAATCCTCCATCCCGGTGGGGATTTACACCACAGtcagctctttttttttccattcggATAGTCTTAACATCCCAACTACAGAAAACACTGACCTCGTTTCTAAAACTACACTCTTCGACTTCAGCCACTAACTAACTCGCACCGCAGGCAAACAGCATAATGGTTATCGAGAAAATTTATGTACTAGTTATCTATGTCCCTGTTGTACAGCATTTCAGTCTGATGTTTATTTACCCATCCTTTCCGCCAAAAACAGGTAAAGGAATGATATTGGCCGGGTTTTCCGTACTTGACTTAAGGGTCAATCTTGGAAAATGGCCGATTCAGATTTTTTTGGTATGGTGTGGTTCACGGCCTAGTTGTATAAAAGGCAGATAACGCTGtccaacggataaattgctatccgaTGGATAAGGGATATCAATTTGTATGGTGTTATCCACCGGAtggagatttatccagtggataacgctatccaaccttcgaacaactggggcAGGAGTATTGTCACTCCTCCTTTCGCATACTGTTGTCCAGCAGTGCATCAGTTACCTCTGACTCTATGCCAGCGTCCATTGATGCTTCTGAGTAGCGAAAGACATTGTGACACTCAAATGCCCAAGAGCAGCGCAAAATAATCTCGGGCGTGGACTAAACCTAGAATCTGGGACCCAGAATTCAGCTTGTTAATCAGTTCTCCCCTCTACCTGTcgcacattttcttgtaaattagttacgagaattgatgttagatcaagataacaacttctatctgattagtctgagtattctcgttacctttTTTCTggacaatgtatggatattatagggagaagttacgagctaatcacttctgggagttaaagggtcaaacaCTGGGCAATCAGAATTCCCTATTGATTCAAGTTGCCTGTGTAATATATTTAGATGAATATGGTGAAGATGAAAGAAACTTGGTGTATGTCGCGGTGAGTCGAGCAAAGAAGTGCCTCCAACTCAATAGTACAATTCTCAACATTCTTGGGTACAGAAAGGTAAGCCACACGGCGTAACATGAACTGAAGCTTGCCCTATATTGTTGtatgtttcttgttgtttagtTCTGCTCCTTGACTTCAATTGTTTCGCATCAGTTACGAGTGCATGTTCTTGAACCTTCTAATTagtttatgtttttgtcacTTTCAGGAACATTTCGTGAAGGTGGTATCACCGAAGGAGTTGTCTCAGGTATcagtcgctctgacaaagggctaacgctcgaaacactAGCTTTAAatactctttacgatggcctatttacattatcaactcagttgataataccaaattatctttttcatttgcagCCGGCCTTCTGTTTAGACTGTGAGGAAGATGTCGAGTTTTGTCCGCGGCCTCACGTTGTGATTCAGAAAGAAAGTGTTGTACTGGTAAGCTGGAAAACTTAGCagctggatttttttttggtgatagATTGTCTAATTGTGCGCGATTTAGTACATAATTCTTAAATGTGTACTCGTGTCCATGAGAAAAGGGCGTTGGTCAGCACATCATGTGCGTGCAGTGCGCTTTTGGTGTGAATGTGAGTGAGTATTGTGCAGGTTTGTTCGTTTGCAACGTGAAGGATGGTATTGACAACCTTATCTTCTTTTTGTTAACTGTCTGTGATATTTAGCTTTTTcttgttgtagttgttgtttcattgtgtttccttttgttgttgtttgtttttttctgtgctAGAACCGTAATGATTGGCACCCTGTAGTTATCTGAGCAACTACGCACCTACCCTCCCCAAAACCCAACATTAACCATTAATCATGTATTGTTATCAGTTAACTGTTGTAGGGGGAGGGCTGGGTGCGCGGTTacccagatactgacattgatccaacaCTTTCGTGGacaaatttttccttgattaGTCTTCCTTTGCTTCTCAGTAAACAAATCTGACAAGTCTCTTCTATTTACGTGTCCAAATAGAGGGGGACGGGAAAGGGTTGGGTAGAATTCAGAAGAACCGCAGCGAAGGAGATTAGTGTACTTGTCGAGGCTGCTACACCTCCGAGCTAGTGTACGTGCAGCTATAAAACCGTTTTCGTCTTAACTTTGCCgaggttttctttctttctctagGGTGGAAACGTGAGAAAGGCTGGAGGCGTTCTTTGTCCTACGTGTGCTGCTGATAAAATACCACATTTAGGATGTCTGGTTTCTGTAAACGAAGAAAGTTGAGTTCTTTATTTTCAAGGGCAGAAAGTTTATTGAAATGATGTATAAAAGAGCATATAGAATTAGATGTATCAAAATTTGTACTTATTTTAAGATAGTTATAATGATATTAATGCATATGATAATAACGGTAATAATTAGCAGTTAGAGGATTAGTTTGAGCATGATATCAAGAATTACCAAAACCGACGCTAAGGCTAATAAGACAGATACGACGTTTGATAACTCATGATATCATGTGAAAACCAAGTTCTAGAATTGTTTCattaaacattttgtaaacaatctgcaaaagaagacactattcttgagtttgcaaaagtttagGAACACAGCAAGGACGAAGGACTTGTAAAAcaaggcagactttgaactcgacaTGATAAATGCCTTATCCGCTGCAGATATTGTatttatcatcattgtcatcttCACACGCTATAGTGTCTTTATGGTATACTCTCGATCAATCAGATTTTTCTTAATAAGTCTAATATATGATGATAGCTTTATTGTTCTTATTGGCCTTTTTAATCGTTTCTTTGTTAAAAAGGCTGGTAGCCGCAAAATTTACATTCGTTCAATACAGTAGAATTGACTTATCAGCATACATTCTCGAATAAGCTTCACGTTGCCTTTCCTTACTGTAGAGCACACGTTATTGTTAAGGAAAGAATAGAAGAAAAGTGAATCTCTGTGATACGACAGATAAATTAGACAATGCTGAATCAATAATTTTCTCAAAGTGCAtctgtagtgtattgcgttacctaagcgttactatagtcacgctatatcctgtaagacacgatcggtacatgattgtaaaagtacattcctatgtaaaagtagtattactgattcctagtattgtattgtgaatatagcttgttgattctttaataaaattcagttgagcaATAGCAATGAAAGGAGTAACTTGACTGAGTCTAGACGACACAACAGCATCGAATAAAgtataatttttcatgtaaaaacCTTACACaagtgtttatttttattatccgGCTCTCACAGGCAGTCTGTTATGCCCTTTTCTTTTAATGGTCAATGAGGAAGGCGGGCTGAATGAATATTAGTGATTAGGAGGTGGCAGATGTTGCTGCGCCGTTTAGAGGCAACGGTCTCTTCTTTCTCATCGTTTCCCCTATCCCCAGAACCCTCTTGCGGCCTTCTTTTACGGTATcctcaggtttttttttttttttaccgcttCAGATTATTGTAACTGTGTTCAGTAACAGCCATTGAACAGATCGGTTTATCTTTCAAAGCGGTCAAACTCTCTTACTGTATATTCACGGGTACTTAGTCCATATAATTTAATTGTCGACAAACTGAAATGCATCTACTGCTCTCAGGAGATCGTGTATtaatattgaatttttaaatgGTTCGAGTGGATGTCGACATACATGCCTCCGTGAATCAAAGTTGTCCTAAAAGCTGAGTTGACGCAAGACAATGAGGTAGAACGTGTGAGCCGTTTCCCACTGATTTTAACGCCTGACTTGTTTCAACCTATTTTCTTAACCGAGTTTCCTTCGTGCTCGTATGAAGGTTGTCGTCTGAATTCTATGAGTCAAAGTACTTTGGACTATAAAATCACAAATCAAGGAAATAATTTAACGCGTCATCCTTCTTTTATTTAGCATTTAATGATTACAGAGTGAAGTTTTCACGTTAAGAGGACAACTCAGCCGGGGTTATTTTAACTCTGCTTTACCATCCCTCGTTTCTAGTGTATAACTGGTGGAGGCTTTATTTCTTTGCTGTTGTCAACGGGCTTTACTTTGGGTGCTGGAGGATTTATTGGAGGAAATATCGTAGGCTTaggttcttccttttttttgtcatcaaacTTCTTCACTTTCCCCTGCCTCCCGTGCTCAGCGGGCGCAGGCTCCAAATCCCTATTGTTGTTAACGGGCCTCACCTTGGGTTCTGGCGGATCTATGCGAGGAAACACTGTAGGCTCTGGTTCCTCTTCCTCGTTGACATAAGACAATTTGGCATAAGGAACTTCTATGTCCTTGCTGTTATCGATGATTTTTACCACAGGTCCTTCAGGGTATATACGGGGAAATAGTGGGAACTTCTCTCCCTGGTCTTGCATTGCAGTTAAATTTGCAAGTGCATCATTCATCTCAGAGATCGGTCGTGATGGATACCACTTCGATTTAATCTCGTTCTCGGTGATTTCTTCAAACTGGCCTTCCATGGTGAACGCATACAGGTCTGAATTAATGAGTTGGTCGATAAAGTACTTACTGTATGGATAGCGCTGTTTTAAAGCAAGCCATTGCCAAGGGTACATATTCTGCTCGATCTGGTCCTTAAGGTCGTCATAGAATGGTTTATCAGCACTCCCAAACGTGTACGACAGTTTTTTCCTATCTCCAGATCCGCGGTGCTCCTGgtggaaatttggaaaattccCATAATAACCACCTCCCCATCTCATGTAACCTTCCAGTTTGACAGAGAATGTGGGAACGATCGTAGCTGTATATGGAATTGTAACTTTTTGAGGCTTTTTGAAGGCGTGCCATTCAGAAAATGTTTTTGGGGGTAGTTGTTTAGCTTCTTTGATGGAAAGAATGTGCCAAACTTCGTTGACTGTGGTATCTTCCTGATCTCCTCCCCATTCATAGCTAGAACTTCTTTTGGCAGAAAATCCCACCCCACCTGTTGTGCTTGGTGGCTCGTACTCCATACCCACTTCCAACTCAATTTTGGAATCCCAACTGgttttttgaacatttttcaagGTGCTTGCAACTCGAAACTGAATTTCGACCTCAGAGTCATACCCTGGTGTTGACTTTTTATTCGAGGATACCCTGCTGTAGCTTCTATCAGGAGAATTCATCAACCTCTCTTCCTGGTCCAATGGAATTGTTTGCTTAACAGACTTTCCAAATTTTACatctttcattgtaaatttgaaattttcgtaAGTAATCTTCAATCGAACATCTTTCTTAGGTCCCTCACCCAGGCAAGAAGATTTGTAGGCTGATTCCCACGTGTCTTTATTCCGCCGGAAGTGTTCTCCAGCATATCGTGACCAACACCCACCAGCCCAAGCAAATCCCATCATGTTAGCTAACTGTCCAATGTTAAACATGGTGGCATCCATTACACGTTGTTTAAGTCCCTCCATGTTCTTTAGCTGTGGAATACCTAAACGGAAAGATAAACGTGCGTTTCGGACCAAGCTTGAGGCCAAGATGGCTAAATATTGGCCGTTCTTTTTTGAGGTTTTATGGACcgagaggcaaaaaaaaaaaaagaaaaaaaaagaacgagtTTAGTGTCCAGCCGTTTTGACAAAACAAACTTGGTCAGTGTAGGATTCGTTAAAAAGCGAAAaggtttctctttctttttcgtCGCTAGCTTGCTTTTTAAATGTATCTCATCATTGCTCTTACGAATCAAATTCACTCATGATCAATTGCACAAAATTCTTCGTCATTCATGAACATAGATCTTTACCAATATACGAAATCGCTAGCGCTAaacgatttttttaattaatttttcctgcttttttaattgatcttttaaatattttctaaattGACCTTATATTTCGAAGTGCCAAGATGTAATTGCAGAAATTACAGTGCTGCTACAAACACATATAGCAGTATGCTTTTCAACAATTCGTAAAACTTACTTTCCACCATGCGGCagcatttgaactttttgatGCTGGATAGCTTTCCTCCAGAATCTTGGTTTTCAAATCCAGCAATAAAAAAGCCATCCCTCTTGCACTCACTAAGACCGGCTTTGTTAAACGTATTGCTCACGTCCTCTAGATAGCACTCGTGATGTTCATAAGGATGATGGGAGGGTTTGCAGCATTTGCCCCAGTCAATACTACCGACATCTTTGCCGTACACGTCTCCGCGGGACACACTTCGGAGGTAGAACCCAGCAGGACAGTTGCTTATTCCAGTCCTAGGAGCATTTTACAACGAGTTCACAATCATGAAAAAGATCAGCAACAACAAGAATGACTACGACATGGGAAATGAGCATTTGTGCAGAAAATCTCTTCATTATTCAGCGAAATGAAGGACTGCTGTGGAAAAGTATATTCGATCCCGTGAGCAATTCACAGATTCTTTTTAATTCATTCAGTAGAAGAGTATTGACTTTAATTTAAAAGTCAGTTGTGGTGAGCGAATGACAAAAGCTGGATAGTTGTTGGTACCATTAATTAAGAAGCGTAATTAAGCGAAATTTGAGCTCCAAAATGAGGAATCTTATTTAAATTAAGCACACCACACCCCTGCATCAATGTGAAAGATTTCTTTCCTGAGCATAACTTGAAATCACTTGTCAGAATCTGAGCAGctacacacctacccctcccgtAACCCAACATTGATTCTAATAAGTTGTGTGacttgactgttgttgggttaggggaggggtgggggagcAGTTGATTTCATCTGTAAATCGCTGGTCTCCCGTTGAAGTCACTAGTACTACCGATGTcgatcgcgacgtttcgaatGCATATTGCTAATCTTCTTTAGCGAGTTTATAAGGTCGACTGGATAAATTACAGACCGAAATTTTGACTGAAGATGTTACCTGTCCATTGATCTAATCCAGTCAAACATCTGACACTGGGTTGGGACTCCCCAGAACGTCTTATCTCTTTCACAGCACTTCGCTTTCTTTAGTCCTGGCAAGTAGTCATTTCCATCCCTTTCAAAACCGACGAGGTATTTAAACATATCACATTCCTTCtctcctttaattttaaaattccaGTCTCGCATGACGCAATTGCGTGCATCTAAAAAGAATGAGAAAaacaataacagaaaaaaaaggattaccACCCTGAAAGTGCTTTTCTTTAGGTAAACTTGTGGCTTTTCCCTGAAGAAAAGTAgtctttgtttatgttcttAATCGAAAGACCAGAATCAGCCATCGTGGTAAGTGTCACTTTCCTGTAAGTGCACTATGCCTCAACTCTTACCTAGTCTTAATACTCCACCTAAACAAACTCAAGATCTACATCAAGCTGTCTTTTAGTGATAGACGCTTCAACGATAAATAGGACAAAAAGATACGAGTTGATCGTGACTGATCAAGCCATTGATCAAGTCATTGCATGAGAAGGAATGTAAAACATTCAGCCTATGTCGGGTACGGAATTCTTGCTTTCTACACACTAGTTGGGCACCACTATAAACTGCACTACGAGACCTCATGCTAGGACTGATAGCTCAGATTTTCCCTACTCCCTAAAACTCGCCTTGGTAATATTTGAGCTCAGTCCTCGCcgaggcctgaatttttcaggctTCCTCTTTTTATACCGAAACTGAAATTTCAGTCTATTTGCAAAAAACCGTTATTTTTCCGACAAAAGTACCGGTATGTCACAATAAAAATTGTCtctttcagaaatatttcaacAACATACCTGAAAAAGACGCAGAGGAGCCTAATAACATCAATATCAGCCCGAAAAAAGTAGTTGACAACATTTCGCCCTGCGAAATCTCCTTGGAAATAGTTACGACTGAAATGAAAGACACAGAACAGGTTCATCTACgaaccaggtggacaatcagacatggtttgatgctactctagtttaaagatttaatgaactTAACCCacaagttacaattcatagacccaacgtttcgacacttcTGTCTAATGCTTTCATCAGGGATGATCTGATCGCCGCAACAAGAcgtccttttatatgatcactaattggCTGCCCTTTTTATTAAGGTTCAAGAAAGATTCATGCGATCTTTTTAACTGTCGAACAGATGTTCATGAATGAAGTAAATCTAATCAAGTAGATGTTTAAAGTTTCATTCAAGTTATCACATAACTTAGTCAAGGAAATCAGCTGCAGTCCAAGCTCTCAGGTATAATTCGATTTACTTTGTTCTTGCACTGCTTTATTCTCGGTGTACGGTGCAGTGctttgaaaagatatttttaaaataggaTAAAATCAAACGACTAGAAAAACTACAATGAAATGTATGTTAAATACGAGGGGTCTAGACACACTCACTGAGACCAAGTGTTGATTTATAGATCCTATAATATTGGATTCTGTGTCCCGTTGCTGTTTTCAGAAGCTGACACCGGCATCAGTTAGGAGTGATTTGGTTGTAACGTGTAGAGCAATTAGTAAATCGACATTCGAGAGATACCTATTAACCCGTGCAAGCGTCAATCTTGAATAGCATGTAATATGTCAAACGCTTATTACGTTTCTACAGAAAAGTGCTCAATCAAAGAATATTTGGCAACCTCCCTAATACGTTATTATCAGATTGTACTCTAAGAAAGGAAACTATCGCTAACATACAGGAAAAACTACatcaaaaaaaagtttcacaaATCTATCAAAACGGTAGAATTATGCGTTCAATGAATTTCCCTTGTTTAAGTTCATGAATAACTTAAAAGCACAAATTGTTTTAGAAAGCAAATTAATGGGAACTATATTGAAAGGGTGAAATAATGGCGCAGCCAAACAATGATTAACACCCTCAGCTTCTTGTCTGTCAGCTGTACCTTCTCTGACTTCGAAAGCAACATAAGTCctctttgttgttttcatcGTCTatgggaaatattttaattaaatcaaaAGTTGCAAAGTAAGGCTCTCTAATCCTTAAGGCTTTGAAAGGCTTCATTATTAAATGATGAAGCATGACACCAGTTACTCATGAAATGAGACAAAATGTCCCAACTAATTAGTTTATCAGGATATCTCGTTATTTTCTAAACTTTCTCATTGGTGTCCTAATTGTCCATCAAGGACAAACTTGAAcaaaaaatgagtaaataaagTTGAGTACTGAGTGGACAAAACTAAAGGTCattagcaaaacaaaacaaaactgcaCTTCCACGAGCATGAGTCTCATCAGTGTAAATGTGGCTTAAAAATGGTTGCCATGTGCAACAAGATTAATTGTTAAAAGAGACGAttgatcaaagaaaattaaaagaatgttGGACACAACTTTATTGGTTTGTCGCAGTGCTTTATcgatttttatatttgttttgctttgtttcgttttttttctttttttttactcacaGGTGTGCCCATTCATCCGATTTGTGCTTGAAAAACTTGGCAGTATTCCTTGCAACACGCGCCTTTATTTTGTAGTGCGCCTTGcgcaaaaagaaattttgactGAGGCAGGCACCCGTGGATGTcgcaaagtaataaaaagtgGCCTGTCGTTTCATTCACGTTCTATGGCTAAGTGGGTCAATTAAACTCATATACATTTTTCCGTTGAGGTTCGCCTTAAGTCCGGATTCATCTTGACCAGGTGTGCTAAAGCcaaatttctaaatttcaattcaaaaataaaagtaataccCATTATTGCGATGATTTGTAAATCAGCGAAACATTTTGCTCAATAAATACTAACTTTGTTGTATCAAGATGAGAGTCTTGTGTGATTGTTTTGGTTATTTCATGTAACAGGTGCATGCATCTTTAAGGAAACACTTTCGATTCAGCTGgttttagaagaaaatttatcgGTAACAGGTGTAATCTTATCTTAAAAACAAAGAGTAATTTTACTCTCAGCTTATCCCGCAGTTAATAATTCATAGATTACTTTCATGGTTCCTTTGACGTACCGACTGACTATGTAATAAGCTCtttgtgattcatgaaataagtaatttttaacACAACCCTCGCTTTACGGACCGAAGAGTCGTGCTGGGTAAGTTATGCCTAGAAGGTgttattatcatattttttttcctttttcttttcctattcGCTTCTCCGTTAgtcgaagtttttttttttttttaaaaacgtgtTTGCGGGGAATGTCTTTATGAAGATTTTCATGTAGGGTTGTGATGAAATTTGCCATTCTTGCCACTTTCAGGAAGTTTTCCAAGATCGCATTAGTTTATCTGTTATAAATATAATTCATAAACCACTATTATCATTTACAACTTCTCAAACGCAATTTGTGAGCACTGATTATGGAATTATGATCTCTGTATCCTGAATATTGATATTTACGAAATATTGATAGCGCAAAAAGGTAAATCTTTAGCCTAATTGCTATCAAAGACCATTTAGCGTGGCATATATAACTTTGAGAGAAGAAGTAAGACCTACAATCAAAATTTACTTATGTTGAAAATACTCTGTTTTTTTGCCACAACTAATTACCCATTAATTCTTgtttgcaggtaatttagtgttaacaactgagttgaaaacgtaaattggccaccgtaaagagttaaaaggcttttaactctttacggtggccaatttacgttttcaacccagttgttaacactaaattacctgctatactctcccaccgacgcagcattacagtttctttagaaacttacccccttaattcTTGTTTGCGTTTGGTATAAAATTCAATACTTTCAGTTTATTGTTTTCGGTCTCTTCTTGGGTGGAAAGTGACTCGATGTTTCAATGTATTCTTAAACATTAATCTCTCGAAAGCAAGAGAGTTATTTTTCcaaaacaacaagaaatttttctttgtctcgtTTTTCTCTTTAGTATAGTCCTAATTTTCTAGCGAACTCGTTTCCATtttatcttcttcttcttctttgattTCCTCTGTGGTTAACAGCAGAGGAAGGAATGTTGATCTTATTTTATTATCACTCGTCTTACTTTTATATATTTTAGCCATATATAGAATGGCATCACTCGCCTTTGGACTGTTGCTGTTTTTGGCGACACTTTGCACGTTTCCAAGTTCAACATTACAAGCGTGTACCCCTACTACAGATGTGGAAACTAAAATGGCCAAGGAAGGATACGCTTACTGTTTACACGAAGATGATAAGTTGTATATGGCTGGATTTACTCGGAAGCAAGGAACTGATGATCTGAGggactttaaaaattttatttgctgtCAGCCTCCTTTAGAGCACAGAAAGAAGCCTTACACGTGTACGTCAGCTGACTGGGACATGAGTTTTTCAAGGTGTGTTATTTTGAAACGGAGTTATCATTTTATTCAGGCGAGTTTTCAATCGTTTGCTAACCATGATCACTGAACCAAACGTAATATGGTTGTAGTCTTATACAGTGTTACTGAGTGTTGCGCGCTTTTGAGGCGTTTGATGGATTTTTTTGAGTGTCCCTTATTTAACTACTCGGTCTTGTCTTACCTTGTACCAGTGTTTAAACGATACTCTAGTGTCTGCTAAGCCCgaaagaaaaacacacaaaaaagcaaACAGACAGGCAAAAGAAGCGTTTAACGTTACCCATCACGTTACCCATTGGCCCATTCAAGCAGCTCTATTACTTTCATAACCTCTAAACATCTGTTCACAATTTGAAGTTGATGCTGGTAATATTCATGCATTCCAATCCACTTCAACTGCTCGTTTGTGCTTCTATTTGCTTCGAAGGGAGGGCTGGGCCATTTGTCCATCAGGGCATTTCCTTTGTGAACTTCATCGTGGTGAAAGCCATGAACTGAAGAGCATCAAGTGGGCCACATGCTGTAAGCCAGCACTTCATCCTCATTGGTACAAACAATGCTATGAGCAAGACGTTGGGCAAGGCATGAAGTGCACCAGGAATGGTTATTATGTGGTGGGAATTCATAGAGGTGCCTCTGAAAAGCTTTCCAGCATCAATAAGCTTAGATGCTGCAACATGTATGATAGTAGGTATCTTTTTGAGGCTAGGTGACCATGTGGCTAACATAGATTCCATTTCGAAATAATTAATTCAATTATTGGCCATCATACATTTGATATTAATGAATTATGAAACCAGACGCCATCAAACTGAGGCATCGCTAAACACGCTAGGTGAGATTAAGGAATTGCCACGCTATCCGGTGAAATCTAGGCTATCTTGTTGGCGTTACTTGCATTTAACCCTTGAAAGCGAACTACTTTTGGCCATATCATCATTGTCTTATTGACCTGGCATTCCCTTGCCAAGATGGCTGGAAATTTCCCTTCCTCTGTGGTCTAGtgcactccccccccccccacccccgaAAGGATGTCACGTTATGTCATGTTTGCCTTACACGTGATGCCCCTTTTTTGGAAGtaagttatttgtttttcctcgACAGGGCCATTAGTGCTCAAGTCAGTATTAGACGTCAAGACAAGAATCATGGATATTACACAAAATAACCTGGCCTTGTTGGCCAATTATCTCGGCTATGGTTGGGCGAGTGGCTGTCGAGGTAGAGTTGCTGGTCAGGACTTTGTACGGGAAGGTGACTCCTGGAGGTCACATTACCAGCGAGGATGTAGCGGATACATGTCAACGACTCGTCTGAAAATCCATTACGGCAACTTTTCGTTTAGAGTAAAGACCATTGACTATGGGAGGCCGGAAATTGAGTCAATGAAGCCCATTGTGCAAGATGTCGGAGAGTTAAAGAATCTGGATTCCCAAACGGTGAAAAGTACGATAGCAAGACAAATCAAGACTGTCCGCACTGTGACTCATTCGTCTTCCACCAGGTTCAAATCAGGTTGGGGTGCCTCCATCACTCTCAGTTACAAGTCTCCAGGATTGGTGGGCGAGGTTGCCACGGGAACCTTCAAGGCATCTGTGACGTTGTCAGGGGGAAGGGAAAGTGCCCAGTTGAACACAAATGAAAATGGTGATATTAACTGGGATATCGTGCAAGTGAAGGAATCGCAGAAAACAGAAGGCAACTCAGGTTCTTCGTATCAAATAACTACCTCCCAGAAGAAAGTCAATGTTCCTTACAAAGCCACCATACAAGTCCAGTTCACTGCCACCCTTGATGGCTTCCTTATTTGGGGAGGAGGCCCTAATGGGGATAATCCCAACTACCACGAGAGCTATCGAGGCTCCGGT encodes:
- the LOC131772879 gene encoding uncharacterized protein, which encodes MASLAFGLLLFLATLCTFPSSTLQACTPTTDVETKMAKEGYAYCLHEDDKLYMAGFTRKQGTDDLRDFKNFICCQPPLEHRKKPYTCTSADWDMSFSREGWAICPSGHFLCELHRGESHELKSIKWATCCKPALHPHWYKQCYEQDVGQGMKCTRNGYYVVGIHRGASEKLSSINKLRCCNMYDRPLVLKSVLDVKTRIMDITQNNLALLANYLGYGWASGCRGRVAGQDFVREGDSWRSHYQRGCSGYMSTTRLKIHYGNFSFRVKTIDYGRPEIESMKPIVQDVGELKNLDSQTVKSTIARQIKTVRTVTHSSSTRFKSGWGASITLSYKSPGLVGEVATGTFKASVTLSGGRESAQLNTNENGDINWDIVQVKESQKTEGNSGSSYQITTSQKKVNVPYKATIQVQFTATLDGFLIWGGGPNGDNPNYHESYRGSGERPIFKYQIGTKKVPFYKFLKQASQRGDSPWLWNLMKQEWPYVKTIIDILTDETLYEFDLEGKFHDMAGLDFNVQWDDVAVGKGNSTIIA
- the LOC131772883 gene encoding uncharacterized protein, yielding MLSTTFFGLILMLLGSSASFSDARNCVMRDWNFKIKGEKECDMFKYLVGFERDGNDYLPGLKKAKCCERDKTFWGVPTQCQMFDWIRSMDRTGISNCPAGFYLRSVSRGDVYGKDVGSIDWGKCCKPSHHPYEHHECYLEDVSNTFNKAGLSECKRDGFFIAGFENQDSGGKLSSIKKFKCCRMVESIPQLKNMEGLKQRVMDATMFNIGQLANMMGFAWAGGCWSRYAGEHFRRNKDTWESAYKSSCLGEGPKKDVRLKITYENFKFTMKDVKFGKSVKQTIPLDQEERLMNSPDRSYSRVSSNKKSTPGYDSEVEIQFRVASTLKNVQKTSWDSKIELEVGMEYEPPSTTGGVGFSAKRSSSYEWGGDQEDTTVNEVWHILSIKEAKQLPPKTFSEWHAFKKPQKVTIPYTATIVPTFSVKLEGYMRWGGGYYGNFPNFHQEHRGSGDRKKLSYTFGSADKPFYDDLKDQIEQNMYPWQWLALKQRYPYSKYFIDQLINSDLYAFTMEGQFEEITENEIKSKWYPSRPISEMNDALANLTAMQDQGEKFPLFPRIYPEGPVVKIIDNSKDIEVPYAKLSYVNEEEEPEPTVFPRIDPPEPKVRPVNNNRDLEPAPAEHGRQGKVKKFDDKKKEEPKPTIFPPINPPAPKVKPVDNSKEIKPPPVIH